Proteins from a single region of Halorubrum sp. 2020YC2:
- a CDS encoding MBL fold metallo-hydrolase — translation MRLTPGVYELRLHVSMDDREATFRPAAVETPRGLLLVDVGLPEKLPVLEAALEEEGLDLSDVWGILVTHQDPDHAGCLATVAGRTDAVVFAHETEAPYLEGEKELVKSTEERPLAIDPTTVDVRLSGGETFATAAGPMEVVATPGHSPGHVSAYFPDAALLLAADALNVVDGDLVGPRPEVTRDLDTAWESVETLAGLDVAETLCFHGGHVESGTDRIGELAAER, via the coding sequence ATGCGACTCACGCCGGGCGTGTACGAACTGCGCTTACACGTATCGATGGACGACCGCGAGGCCACCTTCCGTCCGGCCGCCGTCGAGACGCCGCGCGGACTACTCTTGGTCGACGTCGGACTGCCCGAGAAGCTCCCCGTCCTCGAAGCCGCGCTGGAAGAGGAGGGACTCGACCTGAGCGACGTGTGGGGAATCCTCGTCACCCACCAGGACCCGGACCACGCCGGCTGTCTGGCGACCGTCGCGGGCCGGACCGACGCCGTCGTGTTCGCCCACGAGACGGAGGCGCCGTACCTCGAAGGCGAGAAAGAGTTGGTCAAGTCCACGGAGGAGCGCCCGCTGGCGATAGACCCGACGACGGTCGACGTCCGCCTGAGTGGGGGCGAGACGTTCGCGACCGCGGCGGGACCGATGGAGGTCGTCGCCACGCCCGGGCACAGCCCGGGTCACGTGTCGGCGTACTTCCCCGACGCGGCGCTGCTCCTCGCCGCCGACGCCCTCAACGTCGTCGACGGCGACCTCGTCGGCCCCCGCCCCGAGGTGACGCGGGACCTCGACACCGCGTGGGAGAGCGTCGAGACCCTCGCCGGACTCGACGTGGCGGAGACCCTCTGTTTCCACGGCGGCCACGTCGAGTCCGGCACCGACCGCATCGGGGAGTTGGCTGCCGAGCGGTGA
- a CDS encoding GNAT family N-acetyltransferase: protein MEPNPLSLRSYDPRDDDAVWALHEWAIGETGVDPSDVPGTDNLRSVEASYLDPGGEFLVGVVDADDAPDASVTGNAVPDSTAPESTAADSAAPDSTPPTRETAELTTYDGTLAAMGGYVPSEAGRNDERDRPGAAELHRMRVAPPYQRRGYGRRLLDELERRAGAAGFEALLATTSTRQAAALDFYADRGYERTGTSTAGAYELVHFEKEL, encoded by the coding sequence GTGGAACCGAACCCGCTTTCGCTCCGGTCGTACGACCCGCGCGACGACGACGCCGTCTGGGCGCTCCACGAGTGGGCGATAGGGGAGACCGGGGTCGACCCGTCGGACGTCCCCGGGACGGACAACCTGCGGAGCGTCGAGGCGTCGTACCTCGACCCGGGGGGCGAGTTCCTCGTCGGCGTCGTCGACGCGGACGACGCGCCCGACGCGTCGGTGACAGGAAACGCGGTGCCGGATTCGACGGCGCCAGAATCGACGGCGGCGGACTCGGCGGCGCCGGACTCGACACCGCCGACGCGGGAGACGGCCGAACTGACGACGTACGACGGGACGCTCGCCGCGATGGGCGGCTACGTGCCGAGCGAGGCGGGCCGCAACGACGAGCGCGACCGCCCCGGCGCCGCGGAGCTCCACCGGATGCGCGTCGCGCCGCCGTACCAGCGGCGCGGCTACGGGCGGCGGCTGCTCGACGAGCTCGAACGCCGGGCCGGCGCGGCCGGGTTCGAGGCGCTCCTCGCGACGACCTCGACGCGTCAGGCCGCCGCGCTCGACTTCTACGCGGACCGGGGGTACGAACGGACGGGGACCTCTACCGCCGGCGCGTACGAACTGGTGCACTTCGAGAAGGAGCTGTGA
- a CDS encoding pyridoxal-phosphate dependent enzyme, translating into MDRLVCYDCGETYAAGDAARCACGEPLWFETDAAAFSWPDASEGGGVRLGRDSLWRYESALPAAEPGGLAAAAGGTPLFRAPSIEPPDGPRIHLKVEGTNPTGSFKDRGTAVGMSRLDGPVGTVSHGNMALSVAAHAAAAGREAAILVAEDTPDSRLAMIAQHDPHLFRVRGEYGRLYRDTLGADLGVAFLNSDAPLRVAGQKTVAYEICEAFAPDAPDAIVLPVSSGGQASGVWKALRKLKAAGLLSTLPRIYLAQAARCDPIARAFRRGKSRVESVDGEPTAAVSINNGDPPSGNRALAAARATDGAVASVSEDAMLAERERLAADAGVSVEPSCAVATAAVRDLAAAGEFDAADDVAVILTGSGYKYGPSGVDSRSVREIDRADVPGAVREIAP; encoded by the coding sequence ATGGACCGATTGGTCTGTTACGACTGCGGCGAGACGTACGCCGCCGGCGACGCGGCCCGCTGCGCGTGCGGCGAGCCGCTCTGGTTCGAGACCGACGCCGCCGCGTTCTCGTGGCCCGACGCGAGCGAGGGCGGGGGCGTCCGACTGGGACGTGACTCCCTCTGGCGCTACGAGTCCGCGCTTCCGGCGGCGGAACCGGGCGGCCTCGCGGCCGCCGCCGGAGGCACGCCGCTGTTTCGAGCGCCGTCGATCGAACCGCCGGACGGGCCCCGGATCCACCTCAAGGTCGAGGGGACCAACCCGACGGGGAGCTTCAAGGACCGGGGGACGGCCGTCGGGATGAGTCGCCTCGACGGCCCGGTCGGAACCGTCTCGCACGGGAACATGGCGCTGAGCGTGGCCGCGCACGCGGCGGCGGCCGGCCGGGAGGCCGCCATCCTCGTGGCCGAGGACACTCCGGACTCCCGCCTCGCGATGATCGCCCAGCACGACCCCCACCTGTTCCGGGTTCGCGGCGAGTACGGACGGCTCTACCGCGACACGCTCGGCGCCGACCTCGGCGTCGCGTTCCTCAACTCCGACGCCCCGCTCCGGGTGGCCGGACAGAAGACGGTCGCGTACGAGATCTGCGAGGCGTTCGCTCCCGACGCCCCCGACGCGATCGTCTTGCCGGTCAGCAGCGGCGGACAGGCGAGCGGGGTCTGGAAGGCCCTCCGAAAGCTGAAGGCGGCGGGACTGCTCTCGACGCTCCCGCGGATCTACCTCGCGCAGGCCGCGCGGTGCGACCCGATCGCGCGGGCGTTCCGACGGGGGAAATCGCGGGTCGAGTCCGTCGACGGCGAGCCGACGGCGGCGGTCTCGATCAACAACGGCGACCCGCCGAGCGGGAACCGGGCCCTCGCCGCCGCGCGAGCGACGGACGGCGCGGTCGCGTCCGTCTCGGAGGACGCGATGCTGGCCGAGCGGGAGCGCCTCGCCGCCGACGCCGGCGTCTCGGTCGAGCCGTCGTGCGCCGTGGCCACGGCTGCCGTGCGGGACCTCGCCGCAGCCGGGGAGTTCGACGCCGCGGACGACGTCGCCGTGATACTGACCGGGTCGGGGTACAAGTACGGACCGTCCGGGGTCGACTCGCGGTCGGTTCGCGAGATCGATCGGGCGGACGTCCCCGGCGCGGTCCGCGAGATAGCGCCGTGA
- the dhaK gene encoding dihydroxyacetone kinase subunit DhaK has translation MKKLINDPDDVVDEMLDGMTAAHPDRLRRLSDTQVLVRDDGPVEGKVGIVTGGGSGHEPTHAGYIGDGMLDGAAAGDVFSSPTADEFEELIGACDAGDGVLAVIKNYEGDVMNFETAIELAEMEGVEVESVVVDDDVAVEDSLYTSGRRGVCGTILVHKAAGAKAARGADLSEVKRVAEKVVDNVGTMGTALTSCVTPEKGEPTFELGDDEIELGIGIHGEPGTERTETMSADEITEKLTDAVLDDLDLDEGQEVLTIVNGMGATPQMELFVLNRRLQELLGERGLETHDAWVGDYMTSLDMAGASITVCAVDDELKELFDAPADTPALTTT, from the coding sequence ATGAAGAAGCTGATCAACGACCCGGACGACGTCGTCGACGAGATGCTCGACGGGATGACAGCGGCGCATCCCGACCGGCTGCGGCGCCTGTCGGACACGCAGGTGCTCGTCCGCGACGACGGGCCGGTCGAGGGGAAGGTGGGGATCGTCACGGGCGGCGGCAGCGGCCACGAGCCGACCCACGCGGGGTACATCGGTGACGGGATGCTCGACGGGGCGGCCGCGGGCGACGTGTTCTCCTCCCCGACGGCCGACGAGTTCGAGGAGCTGATCGGCGCCTGCGACGCGGGCGACGGCGTCCTCGCGGTCATCAAGAACTACGAGGGCGACGTGATGAACTTCGAGACCGCCATCGAACTCGCGGAGATGGAGGGCGTCGAGGTCGAGAGCGTCGTCGTGGACGACGACGTTGCCGTCGAGGACTCGCTGTACACCTCCGGCCGTCGCGGCGTCTGCGGGACGATCCTCGTCCACAAGGCCGCGGGCGCGAAGGCCGCGCGGGGCGCCGACCTCTCTGAGGTCAAGCGCGTCGCGGAGAAGGTGGTCGACAACGTGGGGACGATGGGCACCGCGCTCACCTCCTGTGTCACCCCCGAGAAGGGCGAGCCGACCTTCGAGCTGGGCGACGACGAGATCGAACTCGGCATCGGGATCCACGGCGAGCCGGGCACCGAGCGCACCGAGACGATGAGCGCAGACGAGATCACCGAGAAGCTGACCGACGCGGTCCTCGACGACCTCGACCTCGACGAGGGCCAGGAGGTGCTCACGATCGTCAACGGGATGGGCGCCACCCCGCAGATGGAGCTGTTCGTGCTCAACCGTCGGCTTCAGGAACTGCTGGGCGAGCGCGGCCTCGAGACCCACGACGCGTGGGTCGGGGACTACATGACCTCGCTGGACATGGCGGGCGCGTCGATCACGGTGTGCGCGGTTGACGACGAACTGAAGGAGCTGTTCGACGCGCCGGCCGACACCCCGGCGCTGACGACGACATGA
- a CDS encoding PTS mannose transporter subunit IID produces MVGIVVVSHSERAAEGIAEVAAEMAGGTRIEPVGGDGKGGIGTVPDAIEDAIDAAAGGEGNGTEGSEGDGVVVLVDLGSAVMNADVAVELSDAEAVIADAPVLEGAVNAAVAATDPSATVESVREQAEAARDIEKL; encoded by the coding sequence ATGGTCGGGATCGTCGTCGTCTCGCACAGCGAGCGCGCCGCCGAGGGGATCGCGGAGGTCGCCGCCGAGATGGCCGGCGGCACCCGCATCGAACCGGTCGGCGGCGACGGGAAGGGCGGGATCGGCACCGTTCCCGACGCTATCGAAGACGCGATCGACGCCGCGGCCGGAGGTGAGGGTAACGGTACCGAGGGAAGCGAGGGCGACGGCGTCGTCGTCCTCGTCGACCTCGGCAGCGCGGTGATGAACGCGGACGTCGCCGTCGAGTTGAGCGACGCGGAGGCCGTGATCGCGGACGCGCCCGTCCTCGAAGGCGCGGTCAACGCGGCGGTCGCGGCCACCGACCCCTCGGCCACGGTCGAGTCCGTGCGCGAGCAGGCGGAGGCGGCCCGCGACATCGAGAAGCTGTAA
- the ptsP gene encoding phosphoenolpyruvate--protein phosphotransferase: MRTLDGVGSTPRSGVGTVRWYRPDADLTLPDRPDPESVNADAELARYEAARDAVRSALRDARDRTAERVGEDEAAVFEAHEGFLDDPTIVEDVEAAVRDGTPTEHAVADRFDAAVSQFEGMEGRMAERADDLRDVRDRLLRALLAEPGEASDGDEPSDAESDAGEPSGPVAARSPADLATLPDGTVLLAERLTPSDTAALDPDAIAGIATAEGGRTSHAAIIARSLAIPAVVGVGAELDSIADGETVLVDGEAGEVVVDPDEERRAAVREAGPEAIRERVATADARPVEVAANVGGEPELAPAAERGADGVGLFRTEFLFVDREAAPTEEEQYEAITAALSAFPDDRVVVRTLDVGGDKPVPYLDLPDEPNPFLGRRGIRLSLDEHADLFETQLRALLRAAATEDGDGLAVMFPLVTRVEEVERAVDAVESVAADLADEGVDHAVPDLGAMVETPAAAFVADALAKRLDFLSVGTNDLAQYVMAADRGNDAVAEYHDPLHPAVLRALDRATAAAEGTDAWVGMCGEMAGDPALTALLVGLGFDELSMSAVTVPDVKRRVREVDAEEAASLAAAALACETRGEVLDVLGLDDRAA; encoded by the coding sequence GTGAGGACGCTCGACGGCGTCGGGAGCACGCCGCGCTCGGGAGTCGGAACGGTGCGCTGGTACCGCCCGGACGCCGACCTGACGCTCCCCGACCGCCCCGACCCGGAGTCCGTCAACGCCGACGCCGAACTGGCCCGGTACGAGGCGGCTCGCGACGCCGTCAGGTCCGCCCTGCGCGACGCCCGCGACCGGACGGCGGAACGCGTGGGCGAGGACGAGGCGGCGGTGTTCGAGGCCCACGAGGGGTTCCTCGACGACCCGACGATAGTCGAGGACGTCGAGGCCGCAGTCCGCGACGGGACGCCCACGGAACACGCCGTCGCGGACCGGTTCGACGCCGCGGTCTCGCAGTTCGAGGGGATGGAGGGGCGGATGGCCGAGCGGGCCGACGACCTGCGCGACGTCCGCGACCGCCTGCTGCGCGCGCTCCTCGCGGAACCGGGCGAGGCGTCGGACGGCGACGAGCCGTCGGACGCCGAATCCGACGCCGGCGAGCCGTCCGGACCGGTCGCCGCCCGGTCGCCGGCCGACCTCGCCACGCTCCCCGACGGGACGGTGCTGCTCGCGGAGCGGCTCACGCCGAGCGACACCGCCGCGCTCGACCCCGACGCGATCGCCGGGATCGCGACGGCCGAGGGCGGCCGGACCTCCCACGCCGCGATCATCGCGCGGTCGCTCGCGATCCCCGCCGTCGTCGGCGTCGGCGCGGAACTCGATTCGATCGCGGACGGGGAGACTGTCCTCGTCGACGGCGAGGCCGGCGAGGTCGTCGTCGACCCCGACGAGGAGCGCCGCGCCGCGGTCCGGGAGGCGGGCCCGGAGGCGATCCGCGAGCGCGTCGCGACCGCCGACGCCCGGCCCGTCGAGGTCGCGGCCAACGTCGGCGGGGAGCCGGAACTGGCTCCGGCCGCCGAGCGCGGCGCCGACGGGGTCGGGCTGTTCCGAACCGAGTTCCTCTTCGTCGACCGCGAGGCGGCGCCGACCGAAGAGGAGCAGTACGAGGCGATCACGGCGGCGCTGTCGGCGTTCCCGGACGACCGCGTCGTCGTGCGCACGCTCGACGTCGGCGGGGACAAGCCGGTCCCGTACCTCGACCTCCCCGACGAGCCGAACCCGTTCCTCGGGCGGCGCGGGATCCGGCTGTCGCTCGACGAGCACGCGGACCTCTTCGAGACGCAGCTCCGGGCGCTGCTGCGCGCGGCCGCGACCGAAGACGGCGACGGACTGGCCGTGATGTTCCCGCTGGTCACGCGGGTCGAGGAGGTCGAGCGCGCGGTCGACGCCGTCGAATCGGTCGCGGCCGACCTCGCGGACGAAGGGGTCGACCACGCGGTGCCCGACCTGGGAGCGATGGTCGAGACGCCGGCGGCGGCGTTCGTCGCGGACGCGCTGGCCAAGCGCCTCGACTTCCTGAGCGTCGGGACGAACGACCTCGCCCAGTACGTGATGGCGGCCGACCGCGGCAACGACGCCGTGGCCGAGTACCACGACCCGCTCCACCCGGCGGTGCTGCGCGCGCTCGACCGCGCGACCGCGGCCGCCGAGGGGACCGACGCGTGGGTGGGGATGTGCGGCGAGATGGCCGGCGACCCGGCACTGACGGCGCTGCTCGTCGGGCTGGGCTTCGACGAACTCAGCATGAGCGCGGTGACGGTGCCGGACGTGAAACGGCGGGTGCGCGAGGTCGACGCCGAGGAAGCGGCGTCGCTCGCGGCCGCCGCGCTCGCCTGCGAGACGCGCGGCGAGGTGCTGGACGTGCTGGGACTCGACGACCGGGCGGCGTAG
- a CDS encoding HPr family phosphocarrier protein produces the protein MERTVTVEPEAGLHARPASRLVQTANRFDADVSIGRAADGDDGPVRADSMLSVSGLNVEHGESVRVVAEGPDAEAALDAVCDLLTSSVGESADADAEDAP, from the coding sequence ATGGAACGAACCGTGACGGTCGAGCCCGAGGCCGGACTCCACGCCCGACCCGCCTCGAGGCTGGTACAGACGGCGAACCGATTCGACGCCGACGTGTCCATCGGGCGCGCCGCCGACGGCGACGACGGGCCCGTCCGCGCCGACAGCATGCTCTCCGTGAGCGGGCTGAACGTCGAGCACGGCGAGTCGGTCCGCGTGGTCGCTGAGGGCCCGGACGCCGAGGCGGCGCTGGACGCGGTCTGTGACCTGCTCACGAGTTCCGTCGGAGAGTCCGCGGACGCCGACGCGGAGGACGCCCCGTGA
- a CDS encoding redox-regulated ATPase YchF — protein MSYRIGLVGKPSVGKSTFFNAATMNDVPEGAYPFTTIDPTVGEAYVRVDCAAPEFDETCTPSVGVCREGTRFVPVKLVDVAGLVPGAHEGRGLGNQFLTDLNETDVLIHVVDFSGKTDIEGEATEGHDPREDIDFLEEELDAWYLDVLEKGLEKFETRYHGADAAIEKELAEQMSAFGTDKDRMKRTILAQGLELDPETWNETDRVELAREIRKRTKPMVIAANKMDTPEAQANWEEITSDPEYDHLSFVPASAHAEKALKNADDAGVVDYAPGESGFEVVGDVSGEQKAGLDRIGEFVDEYDGTGVQGALEAAVFDVLGCIAVFPGSANGSKDEKGVFRDCFILPEGSTTEDFAYHIHSDIGEGLLHGTDCRSGRQVGADRELSHRDVIELVSTNQAAP, from the coding sequence ATGAGCTACCGGATCGGACTCGTCGGCAAGCCCTCGGTGGGGAAGTCGACGTTCTTCAACGCCGCGACGATGAACGACGTGCCCGAGGGCGCGTACCCGTTCACCACCATCGACCCGACCGTCGGCGAGGCGTACGTCCGCGTCGACTGCGCCGCCCCCGAGTTCGACGAGACCTGTACGCCGAGCGTCGGCGTCTGCCGCGAGGGGACGCGGTTCGTCCCCGTGAAGCTGGTCGACGTGGCCGGGCTGGTCCCCGGCGCCCACGAGGGGCGCGGCCTCGGCAACCAGTTCCTCACCGACCTCAACGAGACCGACGTGCTGATCCACGTCGTCGACTTCTCGGGCAAGACGGACATCGAGGGCGAGGCGACCGAGGGCCACGACCCGCGCGAGGATATCGACTTCTTAGAGGAGGAGCTGGACGCGTGGTACCTCGACGTGTTAGAGAAGGGTCTCGAAAAGTTCGAGACGCGGTACCACGGCGCCGACGCCGCCATCGAGAAGGAGCTGGCCGAGCAGATGTCCGCGTTCGGCACGGACAAAGACCGGATGAAGCGGACCATCCTCGCGCAGGGACTCGAACTCGACCCCGAGACGTGGAACGAGACGGACAGGGTCGAACTCGCCCGCGAGATCCGGAAGCGGACGAAGCCGATGGTGATCGCCGCCAACAAGATGGACACGCCCGAGGCGCAGGCCAACTGGGAGGAGATAACGAGCGACCCCGAGTACGACCACCTGTCCTTCGTCCCCGCCAGCGCCCACGCGGAGAAGGCCCTCAAAAACGCGGACGACGCCGGCGTCGTCGACTACGCGCCCGGCGAGAGCGGCTTCGAGGTCGTCGGCGACGTCTCCGGCGAGCAGAAGGCCGGTCTCGACCGGATCGGCGAGTTCGTCGACGAGTACGACGGCACCGGCGTTCAGGGCGCGCTCGAAGCCGCCGTCTTCGACGTGTTAGGCTGTATCGCCGTCTTCCCCGGCTCCGCGAACGGGAGCAAAGACGAGAAGGGCGTCTTCCGCGACTGCTTCATCCTCCCCGAGGGGTCGACCACCGAGGACTTCGCGTACCACATCCACTCGGACATCGGCGAGGGACTGCTCCACGGCACCGACTGCCGGAGCGGCCGGCAGGTCGGCGCCGACCGCGAGCTCTCCCACCGCGACGTGATCGAACTGGTCTCGACGAACCAGGCGGCGCCGTAG
- a CDS encoding universal stress protein: MPLYDRILVPTDGSAEGELAVCHALDLAAVHGASVRAIYVVDTARYAGMPMETTWEGVGDLLYDDGEAALETVCELAADRDIDVETAVVEGSPSREIITHAEEAGCDLVVMGTHGRGGIDRLLLGSVAEKVVRGSSVPVLTVRIGDEDDEAATAAESATAGGTGADGPASDVTETG, encoded by the coding sequence ATGCCCCTATACGACCGGATTCTGGTTCCGACCGACGGCTCCGCGGAGGGGGAGCTGGCGGTGTGTCACGCGCTCGACCTCGCCGCGGTCCACGGGGCCTCGGTCCGCGCCATCTACGTCGTCGACACCGCACGGTACGCCGGGATGCCGATGGAGACGACCTGGGAGGGCGTGGGCGACCTGCTGTACGACGACGGGGAGGCGGCGCTCGAAACGGTGTGCGAGCTGGCCGCCGACCGCGACATCGACGTCGAGACGGCCGTCGTCGAGGGGTCGCCCAGCCGCGAGATCATCACCCACGCCGAGGAGGCGGGCTGTGACCTCGTCGTGATGGGGACCCACGGGCGCGGCGGGATAGACCGGCTCCTCCTCGGGAGCGTCGCGGAGAAGGTCGTCCGCGGCTCGTCGGTCCCGGTGTTGACCGTCCGGATCGGCGACGAGGACGACGAGGCCGCGACGGCGGCCGAGTCCGCGACCGCCGGCGGGACCGGGGCGGACGGACCGGCCTCCGACGTGACCGAAACCGGGTGA
- a CDS encoding biotin--[acetyl-CoA-carboxylase] ligase, whose product MNTRRALLDALAADDGPVSGPALAESLGVSRAAVWNAVEGLREEGFAVESTPAGYVAPDDPGYSGAGIAFGLDAPYSVEYRDRIASTNERARELAGAGATDVAVVADQQTGSRGRLDREWVAPSGGVWLSTLTRPDVPTARAPLFTLAAAVATTDAAREAGVDAQIKWPNDVLVGGGASEEGDDDADATGRGGRKLAGILTEMEGEADRVGWLVVGVGVNANLDPETLPAGATSLSAERGEPVDRRRFAATLLERFAELTESPEALDRVLPAWRERASTLGRRVRVEAADGVIEGTAVDVVEPGALVVDTDAGRRRVHAGDCEHLRDAA is encoded by the coding sequence ATGAACACGCGGCGCGCGCTGTTAGACGCCCTCGCTGCCGACGACGGCCCCGTCTCCGGTCCCGCCCTCGCGGAGTCGCTCGGCGTCTCGCGGGCGGCGGTCTGGAACGCCGTTGAGGGGCTCCGCGAGGAGGGGTTCGCGGTCGAATCGACGCCGGCGGGGTACGTCGCCCCCGACGACCCGGGCTACTCCGGGGCGGGGATCGCGTTCGGACTCGACGCCCCCTACTCGGTGGAGTACCGCGACCGGATCGCGTCGACGAACGAGCGGGCCCGCGAACTCGCCGGAGCGGGGGCGACCGACGTCGCCGTGGTCGCGGACCAGCAGACCGGGAGCCGAGGCCGCCTCGACCGCGAGTGGGTGGCGCCGAGCGGGGGGGTCTGGCTGTCGACGCTGACGCGCCCCGACGTGCCGACCGCGCGGGCGCCGCTTTTCACCCTCGCGGCCGCGGTGGCGACGACCGACGCCGCCCGCGAGGCCGGCGTCGACGCGCAGATCAAGTGGCCGAACGACGTGCTCGTCGGCGGTGGCGCGAGCGAGGAGGGGGACGACGACGCGGACGCGACCGGCCGCGGCGGGCGGAAGCTGGCGGGGATCCTCACCGAGATGGAGGGGGAGGCCGACCGCGTCGGCTGGCTCGTCGTCGGCGTCGGCGTCAACGCCAACCTCGACCCGGAGACGCTGCCCGCGGGCGCGACGTCGCTGTCGGCCGAGCGCGGCGAACCGGTCGACCGCCGCCGGTTCGCCGCGACGCTGCTCGAACGCTTCGCGGAACTGACCGAGTCGCCCGAGGCGCTCGACCGAGTCCTCCCGGCGTGGCGCGAGCGGGCGAGCACGCTCGGACGGCGCGTCCGCGTCGAGGCCGCGGACGGGGTGATCGAGGGCACCGCGGTCGACGTCGTGGAGCCGGGCGCGCTGGTGGTCGACACGGACGCGGGGCGGCGGCGCGTCCACGCCGGCGACTGCGAACACCTCCGCGACGCGGCCTGA
- a CDS encoding 2Fe-2S iron-sulfur cluster-binding protein has product MGGGETVPLVVVDGDERIELDAERGRNLREVLLDAGLSPYAPATRRLNCGGRGLCATCGVRVREGPPADHWHDRLADRFGYPRLSCQIAVDRPMTVALVDKRVWGGRRTDAPPAGNDSDEGR; this is encoded by the coding sequence ATGGGGGGCGGCGAGACGGTCCCGCTCGTCGTCGTCGACGGTGACGAGCGGATCGAACTCGACGCAGAGCGCGGTCGCAACCTCCGGGAGGTCCTCCTCGACGCCGGGCTGTCGCCGTACGCGCCCGCGACGCGCCGACTCAACTGCGGCGGGCGGGGGCTGTGCGCCACCTGCGGCGTCCGCGTCCGAGAGGGGCCGCCGGCCGACCACTGGCACGACCGCCTCGCGGACCGGTTCGGCTACCCGCGGCTCTCCTGTCAGATCGCGGTCGACCGCCCGATGACGGTCGCGCTCGTCGACAAGCGCGTGTGGGGCGGACGACGGACCGACGCGCCCCCCGCGGGGAACGACTCGGACGAGGGCCGCTGA
- a CDS encoding EamA family transporter, whose translation MNLRNLLSTPEAIVAAFLLLATLWGTSFVAIEAGLHYFPPLLFAGVRYVVAGAVVLGYAAVAADRWVPRGRDEWLGVAVAGTFVIAAYHGFLYLGEIRISGAVAAVVVSLTPVLTAVFAAVLLPSERLGPVEIGGFALGIVGVVVIADPAAAGLGSAAVVGVALAFAGTVAFSLGAVLLRPLRTDLPIAALQGWAMVIGAGQLLVAAVAIGESPAAIVWNQTSVASLAYLTLLSGVIAFLLYFALLDAVGPSQIHLVGYAEPVVAAVGSWALLGHLVDAEALVGFVAILAGFLALERREIADYVGIDRLTR comes from the coding sequence GTGAATCTCAGAAACCTCCTCTCTACTCCGGAAGCCATCGTCGCCGCGTTCCTCCTCCTCGCGACGCTGTGGGGGACCTCCTTCGTCGCCATCGAGGCCGGCCTCCACTACTTCCCGCCGCTGCTCTTCGCCGGCGTCAGGTACGTCGTCGCGGGGGCGGTCGTGCTCGGCTACGCCGCGGTCGCCGCGGACCGGTGGGTCCCGCGGGGCCGCGACGAGTGGCTCGGCGTCGCCGTCGCCGGCACCTTCGTGATCGCGGCGTACCACGGGTTCCTCTACCTCGGGGAGATCCGGATCTCCGGCGCGGTCGCCGCGGTCGTCGTGAGCCTCACGCCGGTGTTGACGGCCGTCTTCGCGGCCGTCCTCCTCCCGAGCGAGCGGCTCGGCCCCGTCGAGATCGGCGGCTTCGCGCTCGGGATCGTCGGGGTGGTGGTGATCGCCGACCCGGCCGCGGCCGGCCTCGGCAGCGCGGCGGTCGTCGGCGTCGCGCTCGCGTTCGCGGGCACGGTCGCCTTCTCGCTGGGCGCCGTCCTGTTGCGTCCGCTCCGCACCGACCTCCCGATCGCCGCGCTCCAGGGCTGGGCGATGGTGATCGGCGCCGGCCAACTGCTGGTCGCCGCCGTCGCGATCGGGGAGTCGCCCGCCGCGATCGTCTGGAACCAGACGTCGGTCGCGTCGCTCGCCTACCTGACGCTGCTCTCCGGCGTGATCGCGTTCCTCCTGTACTTCGCGCTGCTGGACGCCGTCGGCCCGTCGCAGATCCACCTCGTCGGCTACGCGGAGCCGGTCGTCGCCGCGGTCGGTAGCTGGGCCCTCCTCGGTCACCTCGTCGACGCCGAGGCGTTGGTCGGGTTCGTCGCGATCCTCGCCGGCTTCCTGGCCTTGGAGCGCCGAGAGATCGCAGACTACGTCGGTATCGATCGGCTGACGCGGTAA
- a CDS encoding Lrp/AsnC family transcriptional regulator: MDERDVRLLKAISDLGTGSPERLHEETGIPVSTIHYRLNNLREDGVIENDLYDFDHEALGLGVTVIVEVLASYEGPYEEFADELLAVEGVTEAFFTMGETDFVVLARLSSSDTVERLISDFEAIPEVERTNSTFTIATLRDESRAPATYDLDTLIEELTD; this comes from the coding sequence ATGGACGAGCGCGACGTGCGGCTGTTGAAGGCCATCTCCGATCTGGGCACCGGGAGCCCGGAGCGGCTCCACGAGGAGACCGGGATTCCGGTGTCGACGATCCACTACCGGCTGAACAACCTGCGCGAGGACGGCGTCATCGAGAACGACCTGTACGACTTCGACCACGAGGCGCTCGGACTCGGCGTCACCGTCATCGTCGAGGTGCTCGCGAGCTACGAGGGCCCCTACGAGGAGTTCGCGGACGAACTGCTGGCGGTGGAGGGCGTCACGGAGGCGTTCTTCACGATGGGCGAGACGGACTTCGTCGTCCTCGCGCGGCTCTCCTCGTCGGACACCGTCGAACGGCTCATCAGCGACTTCGAGGCGATCCCGGAGGTGGAGCGCACGAACTCGACGTTCACCATCGCGACCCTGCGCGACGAGTCGCGCGCGCCGGCGACGTACGACCTCGACACGCTAATCGAGGAGCTGACGGACTGA